Proteins encoded together in one Corvus hawaiiensis isolate bCorHaw1 chromosome W, bCorHaw1.pri.cur, whole genome shotgun sequence window:
- the LOC125319317 gene encoding arrestin domain-containing protein 3-like: MVLGKVKSLTISFDYLSNSNIPVYSSGDTVSGRISLEVTGEIRVKALKIHARGHAKVRWSESRNAGSNTAYTQNYTEEVEYFNHKDVLVGHARDDDNSEEGLHTIHSGRHEYAFSFELPQIPLATSFEGRHGSVRYWVKAELHRPWLLPVKLKKEFTVFEHIDINTPSLLSPQAGTKEKTLCCWLCTSGPISLSAKIERKGYTPGESIQIFAEIENCSSRMVVPKATIYQTQAFYAKGKMKEVRQLVANLRGESLSSGKTETWNGKQLKIPPVSPSILDCSIIRVEYSLMVYVDIPGAVDLFLNLPLVIGTIPLHPFGSRTSSVSSQGSMNMNWLGLTLPERLEAPPSYAEVVTEENRQSGLAPVAAFDDFQRALQGPLFAYIQEFRFLPPPLYSEGQFSSTSS, from the exons atggtgctggggaaggtgaAGAGTTTGACAATAAGCTTTGACTATCTCAGTAACAGCAATATCCCCGTCTATTCTAGCGGGGACACAGTCTCAGGAAGGATCAGTTTAGAAGTTACTGGGGAAATTAGAGTGAAAGCTCTTAAAATTCATGCAAGAGGACATGCAAAAGTACGTTGGAGCGAATCTAGAAATGCTGGATCCAACACTGCCTATACACAAAATTACACCGAAGAAGTAGAGTATTTTAACCATAAGGACGTTCTAGTCGGGCATGCAAGAG ATGATGACAATTCTGAAGAAGGTCTTCACACCATTCATTCAGGAAGGCATGAATATGCATTCAGCTTTGAGCTTCCACAGAT ACCACTTGCTACCTCATTCGAAGGCAGACACGGCAGTGTTCGGTATTGGGTGAAAGCTGAATTGCATAGGCCTTGGCTTCTACCAGTAAAATTAAAGAAGGAATTTACAGTCTTTGAACATATAGATATCAACACTCCTTCGTTACTG TCACCTCAAGCAGGCACAAAAGAAAAGACTCTATGTTGTTGGCTTTGTACCTCAGGCCCAATATCTTTAAGTGCCAAAATTGAAAGAAAGGGCTACACCCCAG gTGAATCAATTCAGATCTTTGCTGAGATTGAGAATTGCTCTTCCCGTATGGTGGTGCCAAAGGCAACCATTTACCAAACACAGGCATTCTATGCCaaagggaaaatgaaggaaGTCAGACAGCTTGTTGCCAACCTCCGTGGGGAATCCTTGTCATCTGGCAAAACAGAAACCTGGAATGGCAAACAGTTGAAAATTCCACCTGTTTCCCCTTCAATCCTTGACTGTAGTATAATCCGTGTGGAGTATTCGCTGATG gtCTATGTTGATATTCCAGGAGCTGTGGATTTATTCCTTAACTTACCACTGGTCATTGGTACCATTCCTCTACATCCATTTGGTAGCAGAACATCAAGCGTAAGCAGCCAGGGTAGCATGAACATGAATTGGCTTGGTCTGACACTGCCTGAAAGACTAGAAG cacctcctAGCTATGCAGAAGTGgtcacagaggaaaacagacaGTCTGGCCTTGCACCTGTAGCTGCTTTTGATGATTTTCAGAGAGCACTGCAAGGACCATTATTTGCATATATCCAGGAGTTTCGTTTTCTGCCTCCTCCCCTATATTCAGAA